One stretch of Cohnella algarum DNA includes these proteins:
- a CDS encoding dihydrodipicolinate synthase family protein, producing MKRLYGVTTAMVTPFTKEGEVDLDAVARLTEFLIGKGVHCLYPLGTTGEMIRLSVEERKQVAETVVRTAAGRTTAFIHVGAATQPDAIELARHAHEIGADGIGVVTPIFLGASERELEHYFVTVASSVPADFPVYLYNIPQCAANDLPAGVAQRVADRCPNVVGIKYSYPDFLRTSEYLNVNGGNFSVMQGADRLFLAALALGCDGVVSGVSCVYPEPFVAVYEAYERGDLAEARKWQRIAVRYCEALKSGSNMAYFKEGLRLRGVDAGAMRAPQLDLLPEEAEALGRMLRQLNEETSYA from the coding sequence ATGAAACGATTATACGGAGTGACGACGGCGATGGTGACCCCCTTTACGAAGGAAGGGGAAGTCGATTTGGACGCCGTCGCGAGACTGACGGAATTTTTGATCGGAAAGGGCGTGCATTGCCTGTACCCGCTCGGCACGACCGGCGAGATGATCCGTTTGTCGGTCGAGGAGCGCAAGCAGGTCGCCGAAACGGTCGTCCGAACGGCAGCCGGACGAACGACGGCTTTCATTCACGTCGGAGCGGCGACGCAGCCGGATGCGATCGAATTGGCCAGGCATGCGCACGAGATCGGAGCCGACGGCATCGGCGTCGTGACGCCGATTTTCCTCGGCGCGAGCGAGCGCGAGCTGGAGCATTACTTCGTAACCGTCGCGAGCAGCGTGCCGGCGGATTTCCCCGTTTATCTGTACAACATTCCCCAGTGCGCGGCAAACGACCTGCCGGCCGGCGTCGCGCAGCGCGTCGCGGACCGCTGCCCGAACGTCGTCGGCATCAAGTACAGCTATCCCGATTTTCTCCGGACGAGCGAGTATTTGAACGTTAACGGCGGGAACTTCTCGGTTATGCAGGGCGCGGACCGGTTATTTCTGGCGGCGCTCGCTCTCGGCTGCGACGGGGTCGTCTCCGGCGTCTCCTGCGTATATCCGGAACCGTTCGTCGCGGTGTACGAGGCGTACGAGCGCGGCGATCTGGCCGAGGCGAGAAAATGGCAGCGGATTGCCGTCCGGTATTGCGAAGCGCTCAAAAGCGGCAGCAACATGGCCTACTTCAAGGAAGGGTTGCGCCTGAGGGGCGTCGACGCCGGGGCGATGCGCGCTCCCCAACTGGACCTGCTCCCCGAGGAGGCGGAAGCGCTCGGACGAATGCTGCGGCAGTTGAACGAAGAAACGTCTTATGCGTAA